A section of the Acidimicrobiales bacterium genome encodes:
- a CDS encoding ATP-binding cassette domain-containing protein, giving the protein MKVAVAERDIHVEFDAPDGQVTVLLGPNGAGKSTVLRAVAASSPSRVGLMFQDHLLFPHMSVLDNVAFGPRSRDVGRAWLERIGLSALAAAKPRTLSGGQAQLVALARTLAASPDSLLLDEPLAALDAATRVAVRRELRRFLAEFAGATVLVTHDPVDAYLLADRVVVIEHGRITQEGTLADITARPASRYVAELVGTNLVRGTATGVSITTVEGAQLTLAEPVDGDVLATIAPEAITLHAAQPHSSARNRWRTTVEHVETIGARVRVQLGDPLPLVAEITPAAATDLDITEGSAVWASVKATEIVTYPS; this is encoded by the coding sequence GTGAAGGTCGCGGTCGCCGAGCGCGACATCCACGTCGAGTTCGACGCGCCCGACGGCCAAGTCACGGTGCTGCTCGGACCCAACGGCGCCGGCAAGAGCACGGTGTTGCGCGCCGTGGCGGCGTCGTCGCCGTCGCGGGTGGGATTGATGTTCCAGGATCACTTGTTGTTCCCGCACATGTCGGTGCTCGACAACGTCGCCTTCGGCCCGCGGTCGCGTGACGTCGGGCGCGCGTGGCTGGAACGCATCGGGCTCTCGGCGCTCGCCGCCGCCAAGCCGCGCACGCTCAGCGGCGGGCAGGCGCAACTCGTCGCACTGGCGCGCACGCTGGCGGCGTCACCCGACTCGTTGCTGTTGGACGAGCCGCTGGCCGCCCTCGACGCCGCCACGCGTGTCGCCGTGCGCCGCGAGCTGCGTCGGTTCCTCGCCGAGTTCGCCGGGGCGACTGTGCTCGTCACGCACGATCCCGTCGACGCGTATCTGCTGGCGGATCGCGTCGTCGTGATCGAGCACGGGCGCATCACGCAGGAAGGAACCCTCGCCGACATCACGGCGCGGCCGGCGTCGCGCTACGTCGCCGAACTGGTCGGCACGAACCTCGTGCGCGGCACGGCGACAGGTGTATCGATCACGACGGTTGAGGGCGCGCAGCTGACGCTCGCAGAGCCCGTCGACGGCGACGTGCTGGCGACGATCGCACCCGAGGCAATCACGCTGCACGCGGCCCAACCGCACTCGAGTGCGCGCAACCGCTGGCGCACAACCGTCGAGCACGTCGAGACGATCGGCGCGCGCGTGCGCGTCCAGTTGGGCGACCCTCTGCCGCTGGTGGCCGAGATCACACCGGCCGCAGCCACGGACCTCGACATCACGGAAGGTTCGGCCGTGTGGGCGAGCGTCAAGGCGACCGAGATCGTCACCTATCCGTCGTAA
- a CDS encoding ABC transporter permease produces MNDARRPPAVIVVGGVLAAAFFALPLFGLLQRARWSTLAHDLTTHAALDALRLSLLCAVAATVLAVVFGTPLAWLLARGEFAGRRLLRGLVLLPLVLPPVVGGVALLAAFSLRSPLGGWLHDALGLQLTFSPAGVVMAQTFVAMPFYVITLEAALAGVDRRYEDAAATLGASPWRIFWRVTLPLVAGSVVAGGVLAFARALGEFGATITFAGNVAGRTQTLPLDVYLLLETDPGAALALSLLLVAVSITALVALRDRWWVRA; encoded by the coding sequence GTGAACGACGCCCGCCGACCACCCGCCGTGATCGTGGTCGGCGGCGTTCTTGCCGCGGCGTTCTTCGCGCTGCCGCTGTTCGGGCTGCTGCAACGGGCGCGCTGGTCGACGCTGGCCCACGACCTCACGACGCACGCCGCGCTGGACGCGCTTCGGCTGTCGTTGCTGTGCGCCGTCGCTGCAACCGTGCTCGCGGTCGTGTTCGGCACGCCCCTCGCGTGGCTCCTCGCCCGCGGCGAGTTCGCCGGCCGGCGACTGTTGCGTGGCCTCGTACTGTTGCCGCTGGTGTTGCCGCCCGTCGTCGGCGGCGTCGCGTTGCTGGCGGCGTTCAGCCTGCGCAGCCCACTCGGCGGCTGGTTGCACGACGCGCTCGGACTGCAATTGACGTTCTCTCCCGCGGGCGTTGTCATGGCGCAGACGTTCGTGGCGATGCCGTTCTACGTCATCACGCTCGAGGCGGCGCTGGCCGGCGTCGACCGCCGCTACGAGGACGCGGCCGCGACCCTGGGTGCCTCGCCGTGGCGCATCTTCTGGCGCGTGACACTGCCGCTGGTCGCGGGGTCGGTCGTGGCCGGCGGCGTGCTGGCGTTCGCCCGGGCGCTCGGTGAGTTCGGCGCCACCATCACCTTCGCCGGCAACGTGGCCGGACGCACGCAGACGCTGCCGCTCGACGTGTACCTGCTGCTCGAAACCGACCCGGGTGCGGCGCTGGCGCTGAGCTTGTTGCTGGTCGCGGTGTCGATCACGGCGCTCGTCGCGCTGCGCGATCGCTGGTGGGTGCGGGCGTGA
- the modA gene encoding molybdate ABC transporter substrate-binding protein: MRRQVSGFLAVALCVPLGSCADKPMPKGNVTVFAATSLTGAFRDIGAAFEAANPGTKVTFNFAASSALAQQISDGATPDVFASADTKSLRTGSVFARNRLVIVTKPGNPGRVKSLADLAHAGVISLCGAEVPCGLYAATALAKAGVTLDESGVTRAPNAAATLTAVSEGDAVAGIVYATDAKAAGARVATVAIPDGVNVLASYPIATLRHTRAARAFVALVRGRSGQRILERFGFIAP; this comes from the coding sequence ATGCGACGGCAGGTGTCGGGCTTTCTGGCCGTGGCGCTATGCGTGCCGCTGGGCTCCTGTGCTGACAAGCCGATGCCGAAGGGCAACGTCACGGTGTTCGCCGCCACGTCGTTGACGGGCGCGTTCCGCGACATCGGCGCCGCATTCGAGGCGGCCAATCCGGGCACGAAGGTGACGTTCAACTTCGCGGCGTCGTCGGCGCTGGCGCAGCAGATCAGCGACGGCGCCACGCCTGACGTGTTCGCGTCGGCGGACACCAAGTCGCTGCGTACCGGCTCCGTGTTCGCGCGCAACCGACTCGTGATCGTCACCAAGCCCGGGAACCCCGGGCGCGTGAAGTCGTTGGCCGACCTGGCGCACGCCGGTGTGATCTCGCTGTGCGGCGCTGAGGTGCCGTGCGGCCTGTACGCCGCGACGGCGTTGGCGAAGGCCGGCGTGACGCTCGACGAGTCCGGCGTGACGCGGGCCCCGAACGCCGCCGCGACGCTGACCGCGGTGAGCGAGGGCGACGCCGTCGCCGGCATCGTCTATGCCACCGATGCGAAGGCGGCGGGCGCGCGCGTCGCCACGGTCGCGATCCCGGACGGCGTGAACGTGCTTGCGTCGTATCCGATCGCGACCCTCCGCCACACCCGCGCGGCGCGCGCGTTCGTGGCGCTCGTGCGCGGCCGCTCCGGCCAGCGCATTCTCGAGCGATTCGGGTTCATCGCGCCGTGA
- a CDS encoding MmcQ/YjbR family DNA-binding protein, with amino-acid sequence MEWGQVPVDVEEKLRAICLALPDAHEQDAWNGRRWLIRQRTFAHVFAVERPEGPVPMMQFRSDPPEFEALVRSGHPFFKAGWGSNVLAMIFDDRTDWDEVAELVADSYCSQAPKKLAALVNGRVS; translated from the coding sequence ATGGAGTGGGGCCAGGTTCCCGTGGACGTCGAAGAGAAGCTGCGCGCCATCTGCCTGGCGCTGCCCGACGCCCACGAACAGGACGCATGGAACGGGCGCCGGTGGTTGATCCGCCAGCGCACATTCGCCCACGTGTTCGCCGTCGAACGACCCGAGGGCCCCGTCCCGATGATGCAGTTCCGTTCCGACCCGCCCGAATTCGAGGCGCTCGTGCGGTCGGGGCACCCGTTCTTCAAGGCGGGCTGGGGGTCAAACGTGCTCGCCATGATCTTCGACGACCGCACCGACTGGGACGAGGTCGCCGAGCTCGTCGCCGACAGCTATTGCAGCCAGGCGCCGAAGAAGCTCGCCGCGCTCGTGAATGGTCGCGTGAGCTGA
- a CDS encoding MMPL family transporter: MFARLGTWCHDRRRLVVVLWVLALIVLNGIASGVVKADYKQDFNIPGADSGKGLDILKSEFPGGQSGMTGTIVFKADQGVNSPAVQAAMTTMFQKVAAIRGIAKVESPYEPGGQRFISAAGPEAGKIAYANINFPSGTDFGKIPAIKTKVLAAEPHIDGVQIELGGQIFAAFQSPTTETIGLGFAIVILILAFGSVLAMGLPVSVALFGIGIGGAFVIFFSHLLSVPEFAPFLGVMIGLGVGIDYALLIVTRHREQLHLNHTVRESVAIALDTAGRSVIFAGGTVVISLLGMLLMGVDFVRGLAVSASVTVLITVLSSLTLLPALLGFSGLNVERTRWRGLIAAGLVAVGLVAYGFGAWPVLAVAGVLAALTLGFGFAVPALKREVRHRPVKPRRETLAYRWSHGIQRRPWTAFLASAAALLLLSIPVLGFRLGFSDESNYAKSTTTRKAYDLLVDGFGKGYNGPLLLVAKLQPGTQASALAGLKQAVGADPNVAFVTDPIPNSPIAPTAVLWTVAPKTGPQDGPTADLVHRLRKTVLPPVVAAIGSPIHVTGFTAASVDQSDQMGQRLPFFFLAVLGVSFLFLMTVFRSVLVPLKAVIMNMLSIGAAYGVVVALFEWGWFGKLTGLSPGPIEPWAPMMLFAIVFGLSMDYEVFLLSRVREEWLHSGDSHGSVADGLAATAKVITAAAAIMVVVFGSFLLEDNRTFKLMGTGLATAVLLDATVVRMLLVPATMELLGDKNWWLPGWLDRLLPNVSVEGSEGAAAFEHEHEEHLREERELEPTAGG, translated from the coding sequence ATGTTCGCTCGCCTCGGCACGTGGTGCCACGACCGGCGCCGCCTCGTCGTCGTGCTGTGGGTCCTCGCCCTCATCGTCCTCAACGGCATCGCCAGCGGCGTCGTGAAGGCCGACTACAAGCAGGACTTCAACATTCCCGGTGCCGACTCTGGCAAGGGTCTCGACATCCTCAAGTCCGAGTTCCCCGGCGGCCAGTCCGGCATGACGGGCACCATCGTGTTCAAGGCCGATCAGGGCGTGAACAGCCCAGCGGTCCAGGCGGCGATGACGACCATGTTCCAGAAGGTCGCCGCTATTCGCGGCATCGCCAAAGTCGAGAGCCCGTACGAACCGGGCGGCCAGCGGTTCATCTCCGCCGCGGGGCCGGAGGCCGGCAAGATCGCCTACGCCAACATCAACTTCCCGAGCGGCACCGACTTCGGCAAGATCCCGGCGATCAAAACCAAGGTCCTCGCGGCCGAGCCGCACATCGACGGCGTACAGATCGAACTCGGCGGCCAGATCTTCGCCGCCTTCCAGTCGCCGACCACCGAGACCATCGGCCTCGGGTTCGCCATCGTCATCCTCATTTTGGCGTTCGGTTCCGTGCTGGCGATGGGTTTGCCGGTATCGGTGGCGCTCTTCGGCATCGGGATCGGCGGCGCGTTCGTGATCTTCTTCAGTCACCTGCTGTCGGTACCGGAGTTCGCCCCGTTCCTCGGCGTGATGATCGGCCTCGGCGTCGGCATCGACTACGCGCTGCTAATCGTCACCCGCCACCGGGAACAGCTGCACCTCAACCACACGGTGCGCGAGTCAGTCGCGATCGCGCTCGACACCGCCGGGCGCTCGGTGATCTTTGCCGGCGGCACCGTGGTCATCTCCCTGCTCGGCATGCTGCTGATGGGCGTCGACTTCGTGCGCGGCCTCGCGGTGAGCGCGTCGGTCACGGTGCTCATCACGGTGCTGTCGTCGCTCACGCTGCTGCCGGCACTCCTGGGCTTCTCCGGCCTGAACGTCGAGCGCACCCGCTGGCGCGGCCTGATCGCCGCGGGCCTCGTCGCCGTCGGCCTGGTCGCCTACGGCTTCGGCGCCTGGCCCGTCCTCGCCGTCGCCGGCGTGCTGGCCGCGCTCACGCTGGGCTTCGGCTTCGCGGTGCCGGCGCTCAAGCGCGAGGTGCGGCACCGCCCGGTCAAGCCTCGTCGCGAGACGCTGGCGTACCGCTGGAGCCACGGCATCCAGCGCCGACCGTGGACGGCGTTCCTCGCCTCGGCTGCCGCTCTGTTGCTGCTGTCGATTCCCGTGCTCGGCTTCCGCCTCGGCTTCTCCGACGAGTCCAACTACGCCAAGAGCACCACGACGCGCAAGGCCTACGACTTGCTGGTCGACGGGTTCGGCAAGGGCTACAACGGGCCGCTCTTGCTCGTGGCGAAGCTGCAACCCGGCACGCAGGCCAGCGCCCTCGCCGGGCTCAAGCAAGCGGTCGGGGCTGATCCCAACGTCGCCTTCGTCACCGATCCGATTCCCAACAGCCCGATCGCTCCCACCGCAGTGTTGTGGACGGTCGCGCCCAAGACGGGGCCGCAGGACGGGCCCACCGCCGATCTCGTGCACCGGTTGCGCAAGACCGTGTTGCCGCCGGTGGTGGCGGCCATCGGTTCGCCGATCCACGTCACCGGTTTCACCGCCGCCAGCGTCGACCAGTCCGATCAGATGGGCCAGCGCCTGCCGTTCTTCTTCCTCGCCGTGCTGGGCGTGTCGTTCCTCTTCCTGATGACGGTGTTCCGCTCGGTACTGGTGCCGCTCAAGGCCGTCATCATGAACATGCTGTCGATCGGCGCCGCCTACGGCGTCGTGGTGGCGCTGTTCGAGTGGGGATGGTTCGGCAAACTCACCGGTCTGTCACCCGGGCCGATCGAACCATGGGCGCCGATGATGCTCTTCGCCATCGTGTTCGGCCTGTCGATGGACTACGAGGTCTTCCTGCTGTCGCGCGTGCGTGAGGAGTGGCTGCATTCGGGTGACAGTCACGGGTCGGTGGCCGACGGGCTGGCGGCCACCGCCAAGGTCATCACCGCGGCTGCCGCGATCATGGTGGTCGTCTTCGGCAGCTTCCTGCTCGAGGACAACCGCACGTTCAAGCTCATGGGTACGGGCCTCGCCACTGCGGTGCTCCTCGACGCCACCGTCGTGCGCATGCTGCTCGTCCCCGCCACGATGGAACTGCTGGGCGACAAGAACTGGTGGTTGCCGGGTTGGCTCGACCGGCTCCTGCCCAACGTGTCGGTCGAAGGCAGCGAAGGCGCGGCGGCGTTCGAGCACGAACACGAAGAGCACCTGCGAGAAGAGCGGGAGCTGGAGCCGACCGCCGGGGGTTAA
- a CDS encoding NAD(P)/FAD-dependent oxidoreductase codes for MAIDTATKEALKQKYRAERDKRLRADGNAQYRHLAGTHLEGYLTDPYIPVQEREPLRDHVTVAFIGGGFAGLVTGARLVEQGITDVRIIEKGGDFGGTWYWNRYPGAMCDTASFVYMPLLEETGYMPTEKYARGPEIYEHCQRIGKQYGLYDNALFHTEVRDLRWREADSRWVISTNRGDEFTAQYLAMGTGPLHVPKLPGIPGIEDFEGHSFHTSRWDYAYTGGDPKGALMERLADKRVAIIGTGATAVQCIPHLAKACGELFVFQRTPSSVDVRDNRPTDPEWFKTIATPGWQQRWLENFTANQTGGWAEEDLVMDGWTDLSRRIRDRIATLPADQMTPEGMMAAFEDADFEKMEEIRARVDALVADPDTAQNLKAWYNQLCKRPCFHDEYLQSYNNPNTHLIDTDGKGVERITKNAVVVAGVEYEVDCIIYSTGFEVGTSFTSRANYDPVGRDGVRLSEYWADGMRTKHGTHVHGFPNMFIVQPTQGANLISNVPHNLTESGKTIALTIKHAVDNGYEQIEVTKEAEQEWLDLLLSGPGRMLGANSECTPGYYNNEGQPLANGASLFVGYPQGAMAYFAYIAEWRTNGRFDGLAFS; via the coding sequence GTGGCAATCGACACAGCAACCAAGGAAGCGCTGAAGCAGAAGTACCGCGCCGAGCGCGACAAGCGCCTGCGGGCCGACGGCAACGCGCAGTACCGCCACTTGGCGGGCACGCACCTCGAGGGCTACCTCACCGACCCCTACATCCCGGTGCAGGAGCGCGAGCCGCTGCGCGACCACGTGACGGTGGCCTTCATCGGGGGCGGTTTCGCCGGTCTCGTCACCGGTGCCCGTCTCGTCGAGCAGGGCATCACGGATGTGCGCATCATCGAGAAGGGCGGCGACTTCGGGGGGACCTGGTACTGGAACCGCTACCCGGGCGCCATGTGCGACACGGCGAGCTTCGTCTACATGCCGCTGCTCGAAGAGACCGGATACATGCCGACTGAGAAGTACGCCCGCGGTCCGGAGATCTACGAGCACTGCCAGCGCATCGGCAAGCAGTACGGCCTCTACGACAACGCGCTGTTCCACACCGAGGTGCGCGATCTCCGCTGGCGCGAGGCCGACTCGCGCTGGGTCATAAGCACGAACCGAGGCGACGAGTTCACCGCCCAGTACCTGGCTATGGGCACCGGACCGCTGCACGTGCCCAAGTTGCCGGGCATCCCCGGCATCGAGGATTTCGAGGGCCACTCGTTTCACACGTCGCGGTGGGACTACGCCTACACCGGCGGCGACCCCAAGGGCGCGCTGATGGAGCGGCTGGCGGACAAGCGCGTCGCCATCATCGGCACCGGCGCCACCGCCGTGCAGTGCATCCCGCATCTGGCGAAGGCGTGCGGGGAGCTGTTCGTGTTCCAGCGCACCCCGAGCTCCGTCGACGTGCGCGACAACCGCCCGACCGACCCCGAGTGGTTCAAGACAATCGCGACGCCGGGCTGGCAGCAGCGCTGGCTCGAGAACTTCACCGCCAACCAGACCGGCGGCTGGGCCGAGGAAGACCTCGTGATGGACGGTTGGACCGATCTGTCGCGCCGCATCCGCGACCGCATCGCCACCCTCCCCGCTGATCAGATGACGCCTGAGGGCATGATGGCGGCATTCGAAGACGCCGACTTCGAGAAGATGGAAGAGATCCGCGCCCGCGTCGACGCGCTCGTCGCCGATCCCGACACGGCGCAGAACCTGAAGGCTTGGTACAACCAGTTGTGCAAGCGCCCGTGCTTCCACGACGAGTACTTGCAGTCCTACAACAACCCGAACACGCACCTGATCGACACCGACGGCAAGGGCGTGGAGCGCATCACCAAGAACGCCGTGGTCGTGGCCGGCGTCGAGTACGAAGTCGACTGCATCATCTATTCGACGGGGTTCGAGGTGGGCACGTCGTTCACCTCGCGGGCCAACTACGACCCCGTCGGTCGCGACGGCGTGCGCTTGTCGGAGTACTGGGCCGACGGCATGCGCACCAAGCACGGCACGCACGTCCACGGCTTCCCGAACATGTTCATCGTGCAGCCGACGCAGGGCGCCAACCTGATTTCGAACGTGCCCCACAACCTCACCGAGTCGGGCAAGACGATCGCGCTCACGATCAAGCACGCCGTGGACAACGGTTACGAACAGATCGAGGTCACGAAGGAAGCCGAGCAGGAGTGGCTCGACCTCTTACTGAGCGGCCCGGGGCGCATGCTCGGCGCCAACTCCGAGTGCACCCCCGGCTACTACAACAACGAAGGCCAGCCGCTGGCCAACGGCGCGTCGCTGTTCGTCGGCTACCCGCAGGGCGCCATGGCGTACTTCGCCTACATCGCCGAGTGGCGCACCAACGGCCGCTTCGACGGCTTGGCGTTCTCGTAG